One genomic window of Sulfuricella sp. includes the following:
- a CDS encoding arylamine N-acetyltransferase, whose protein sequence is MNADNFALQSYLNRIGFRYEAKADIATVTEMMRCQLFTVPFENLDVQAGKVVSLVPEEIVEKILYRNRGGYCYEVNGLFAMALQALGIPYQFVAARPMFYPVKRPKTHMAIVLRVNGEEWLCDLGFGSYGIRAPMRLNLIDVEVKQDFDTFLLSKANDREYLLKALVDGEWANQYAFDLSPQDWIDFVPANYLNSTHPDAVFVQKLLIVLHDRTGRKILFGDMLKTVANGRVENQTIAPEDRASILSNKFGLMLNV, encoded by the coding sequence ATGAACGCTGATAATTTCGCACTTCAAAGCTATCTCAACAGAATTGGCTTTCGCTACGAGGCAAAGGCGGATATTGCCACCGTAACTGAAATGATGAGATGCCAGTTGTTCACGGTGCCATTCGAGAATCTTGATGTTCAGGCAGGCAAAGTCGTTTCATTGGTTCCAGAGGAAATCGTTGAAAAAATCCTCTACCGCAATCGTGGCGGGTACTGTTACGAGGTCAACGGTCTCTTTGCCATGGCACTTCAGGCGCTTGGCATCCCTTACCAGTTCGTGGCAGCTCGGCCTATGTTCTATCCGGTCAAAAGACCGAAAACGCATATGGCAATTGTGCTGAGAGTGAATGGCGAGGAATGGTTGTGTGATTTGGGCTTTGGCAGTTATGGCATCAGAGCACCCATGCGGCTGAATTTGATTGATGTTGAAGTAAAACAAGATTTTGATACATTCTTGCTGAGCAAGGCAAATGACCGCGAGTATTTGTTGAAAGCGCTTGTTGACGGCGAATGGGCAAATCAGTATGCGTTCGATCTATCTCCACAAGATTGGATTGATTTTGTGCCAGCCAATTACCTCAATTCAACGCACCCGGATGCGGTTTTTGTGCAAAAGCTACTAATTGTCTTGCACGACCGGACTGGAAGAAAAATTCTCTTCGGCGATATGCTAAAAACTGTAGCAAATGGGAGAGTGGAAAATCAAACCATCGCCCCAGAAGATCGCGCGTCCATCTTGTCCAACAAGTTCGGGCTTATGCTAAATGTCTGA
- a CDS encoding alpha/beta hydrolase gives MALNLAPFGRWTLRDKAAQCPPLNSDVMRLTITEPMRLFLLILSLAFAMPGCTTLERTAHMYSSEAPPPLTFQYKNGGSSVYYAFSVGDAPQPDTAVFFYGGTGCPSWKSVMPGYVSGFTVAARVFVLNKRFVPDRSTGLFDCGQEFHLANNPDRWVADYSEFIAAQISSITPKPRNVVLVGVSEGALPAAKIAGLLPAVTHLAIIGSGGYPMRKSLATLKQRGAVWFDVGSGWEKIAADPRSIEKDWYGNPYRWWSDVMDIEPLPDFLKLNIPVVVGIGEQDESVPVESARFLASQFKNAGKSNLTIHVYPGADHRLYGNGISHRSEFFAALSRLLQPTHND, from the coding sequence ATGGCGCTCAACCTCGCTCCCTTTGGTCGCTGGACGCTGCGCGATAAAGCCGCGCAGTGCCCCCCCCTGAACTCAGACGTTATGCGTCTCACAATCACTGAACCTATGCGCCTCTTCCTCCTTATTTTGTCGCTTGCTTTTGCCATGCCAGGTTGCACCACGCTTGAGCGCACGGCGCACATGTACAGCAGCGAAGCGCCTCCGCCGCTGACGTTCCAATACAAGAACGGGGGCTCCAGCGTCTATTACGCATTCTCCGTCGGAGATGCGCCACAGCCGGATACCGCAGTCTTTTTCTACGGCGGAACAGGCTGCCCCAGCTGGAAATCCGTCATGCCTGGTTACGTTAGCGGCTTTACGGTCGCCGCCCGTGTTTTCGTTCTCAACAAACGATTTGTGCCTGACCGTTCCACCGGCCTATTTGACTGCGGCCAAGAATTCCATCTCGCAAACAATCCTGATCGGTGGGTAGCCGACTATTCGGAATTCATCGCCGCGCAAATAAGCTCCATTACGCCCAAGCCCAGAAATGTCGTCTTGGTTGGCGTCTCGGAAGGGGCATTGCCCGCAGCCAAAATCGCCGGGCTACTCCCCGCAGTTACCCACCTTGCAATCATCGGCAGCGGCGGTTACCCAATGCGCAAATCGCTCGCCACACTCAAGCAGAGGGGTGCCGTTTGGTTCGATGTCGGCTCTGGCTGGGAGAAGATCGCCGCTGATCCTCGCAGCATCGAAAAGGATTGGTATGGCAACCCCTATCGCTGGTGGTCAGATGTCATGGACATTGAACCCCTCCCTGACTTTCTCAAGTTGAATATTCCCGTCGTTGTCGGCATTGGCGAGCAAGACGAAAGTGTGCCCGTTGAGTCTGCGCGTTTTCTGGCATCGCAATTCAAAAATGCCGGTAAGAGCAACCTCACTATCCACGTCTATCCGGGTGCGGATCACCGCTTGTACGGCAATGGCATTTCTCATCGCAGTGAGTTTTTTGCAGCGTTGAGCCGTCTGCTACAACCGACGCATAACGATTAA
- a CDS encoding DUF6600 domain-containing protein produces the protein MLNPLRFLALTGVLLFSLFTASAASAAYADPPGRVAHLSHAQGEVSYSPAGEDEWLDVVRNRPLIRGDRLWTDRDARAEFQVGSAAIRLDSNTSVEILNLSDRIAQLQLTEGTLNLRVRRMYPGQIFEVATPTLAFTINRAGRYRIDVNPRNAVTTIVVWEGAGEAYGENSSFPLRAGDTVRFYDSDLRDYEMYGLPREDAFDRYSRERDQRLDRSASLRYLDDDVVGYAELDEYGSWRPVRNYGTVWFPSRVNADWAPYRDGHWVWQEPWGWTWVDDAPWGFAPSHYGRWVNISNRWGWVPGPRNVRPVYAPALVAFVGGSGWSVSISLGGGSPIGWFPLGPREVYVPSYQASRDYFKRVNVTNTVINNTTITNVYKNYSSGTINVEHTRYANRTVASAVTAVPSSVFVNAQPVRPAAIRLDRKAFTTGEITRVAPIAPSVRSVIGTGKDAGARPEREAFKRQVFVRNAPPPGERPFAAREQQLQKNPGRAPEPSAVKPLPGRADDTAQKVRVTGEQRGAVDARAAGSRRDGDKPGTPAKLQPLDRSVEPAKEFGPGPGDRGRDKEPKGQGDAQQQEQKAAEQQKVERQRQVETQQQEQRQRKADSEQKAAEQQQQAERQRQVETQQQEQRQRKADSEQKAAEQQQQAERQRQVETQQQEQRQRKADSEQKAAEQQKVERQRQVETQQQEQRQRKADSEQKAAEQQKVERQRQVETQQQEQRQRKADSEQKAAEQQKVERQRQVETQQQEQRQRKADTEQKAAEQQKVERQRQVETQQQEQRQRKADSEQQSAKQKQAECERQAIQQHQDVSQCRSEAQPQENTNSPNRGKSRK, from the coding sequence ATGTTGAATCCATTGCGCTTTCTTGCCCTTACGGGCGTGCTGCTGTTCTCGCTGTTTACAGCCTCGGCCGCAAGCGCAGCCTATGCTGATCCACCAGGTCGTGTGGCCCATCTGAGCCATGCCCAGGGTGAGGTGAGCTATTCGCCGGCGGGCGAGGACGAGTGGCTTGACGTGGTGCGCAATCGTCCACTGATCCGTGGCGATCGGCTCTGGACCGATCGCGATGCCCGTGCGGAGTTTCAAGTGGGCAGCGCAGCCATCCGGCTCGACTCGAATACCAGCGTTGAGATCCTTAACCTGAGCGATCGTATCGCGCAGCTTCAATTGACGGAGGGCACGCTTAACCTGCGCGTGCGGCGCATGTATCCCGGGCAGATATTTGAGGTGGCTACGCCTACGCTGGCGTTCACCATCAACCGTGCTGGACGCTATCGCATCGACGTCAACCCGCGCAACGCTGTAACCACCATCGTCGTGTGGGAAGGTGCCGGCGAGGCCTACGGCGAAAACTCCAGCTTCCCGCTACGAGCAGGCGATACGGTGCGTTTCTACGACTCTGATTTACGCGATTACGAGATGTACGGTCTGCCGCGTGAGGACGCTTTCGATCGCTACAGTCGTGAACGCGACCAGCGTCTGGACCGCTCTGCATCTCTGCGCTACCTCGACGACGACGTGGTGGGCTACGCCGAACTGGATGAGTATGGTAGCTGGCGCCCGGTGCGCAACTACGGCACCGTGTGGTTCCCCAGCCGGGTCAACGCTGATTGGGCGCCCTACCGGGACGGTCATTGGGTTTGGCAGGAACCGTGGGGCTGGACCTGGGTGGACGACGCGCCCTGGGGCTTCGCACCCTCGCACTACGGTCGTTGGGTGAACATATCCAATCGCTGGGGCTGGGTTCCAGGGCCGCGCAATGTTCGCCCCGTCTACGCACCCGCGTTGGTCGCCTTCGTCGGTGGCAGCGGCTGGAGCGTGTCGATCTCGCTCGGAGGGGGTTCGCCGATCGGCTGGTTTCCGCTTGGACCGCGCGAAGTCTACGTGCCGTCTTATCAGGCCAGCCGCGACTATTTCAAACGGGTCAATGTGACCAATACGGTGATCAACAACACGACCATCACCAACGTCTATAAAAACTACTCCAGTGGCACGATCAATGTCGAGCATACGCGCTATGCCAATCGTACGGTTGCAAGCGCCGTCACGGCGGTCCCCAGCAGCGTGTTCGTGAATGCGCAGCCGGTGCGGCCGGCGGCGATCCGCCTCGACCGCAAAGCGTTCACGACCGGCGAGATCACGCGTGTCGCTCCGATTGCACCGAGCGTGCGCAGCGTGATCGGCACGGGCAAGGACGCCGGAGCGCGCCCAGAGCGTGAAGCGTTCAAGCGCCAGGTTTTCGTACGCAATGCGCCACCGCCCGGCGAGCGTCCGTTTGCCGCGCGTGAACAGCAGTTGCAGAAAAATCCCGGACGGGCACCGGAGCCCAGCGCCGTCAAACCCTTACCGGGTCGCGCCGACGACACCGCACAGAAGGTACGCGTGACCGGTGAACAGCGCGGCGCAGTAGATGCTCGGGCAGCAGGATCCCGCCGCGATGGCGACAAGCCCGGCACACCCGCTAAGCTGCAACCGCTGGATCGCTCAGTCGAACCCGCGAAGGAATTTGGTCCTGGTCCGGGCGACCGCGGTCGGGACAAAGAGCCAAAAGGTCAGGGCGATGCGCAACAGCAGGAGCAGAAAGCCGCCGAGCAACAGAAGGTTGAGCGTCAACGCCAGGTCGAGACGCAGCAGCAGGAACAACGTCAGCGCAAGGCCGACAGCGAGCAGAAAGCCGCCGAGCAGCAACAACAGGCCGAGCGTCAACGCCAGGTCGAGACTCAGCAGCAGGAACAACGTCAGCGCAAGGCCGACAGCGAGCAGAAAGCCGCCGAGCAGCAACAACAGGCCGAGCGTCAACGCCAGGTCGAGACGCAGCAGCAGGAACAACGTCAGCGCAAGGCAGACAGCGAGCAGAAAGCCGCCGAGCAACAGAAGGTTGAACGTCAACGCCAGGTCGAGACGCAGCAGCAGGAACAACGTCAGCGCAAGGCCGACAGCGAGCAGAAGGCCGCGGAGCAACAGAAGGTTGAGCGTCAACGCCAGGTCGAGACGCAGCAGCAGGAACAACGTCAGCGCAAGGCCGACAGCGAGCAGAAAGCCGCCGAGCAACAGAAGGTTGAACGTCAACGCCAGGTCGAGACCCAGCAGCAAGAACAGCGTCAGCGCAAGGCCGACACCGAGCAGAAGGCTGCGGAGCAACAGAAGGTTGAGCGTCAACGCCAGGTCGAGACGCAGCAGCAGGAACAACGTCAGCGCAAGGCCGACAGCGAGCAGCAGTCCGCCAAGCAAAAACAGGCCGAGTGTGAGCGCCAGGCAATACAGCAACATCAGGACGTGAGTCAGTGCCGGAGCGAGGCTCAGCCGCAGGAAAACACCAATAGTCCGAACAGGGGCAAGAGCCGCAAATGA
- a CDS encoding BrnT family toxin, translating into MAKTCFDWDPDKGAENQGKHGVSFSRAQYAFADPQRVIAKDETHSQTEERFYCFGEVDGGVLTVRFTYRASVIRIIGAGYWRKGKAIYEREKKVSE; encoded by the coding sequence ATGGCAAAAACTTGCTTTGATTGGGATCCCGATAAGGGCGCCGAGAATCAGGGAAAACACGGAGTCTCTTTCTCCCGCGCCCAATACGCCTTTGCGGACCCGCAGCGCGTGATTGCCAAGGACGAGACTCACAGCCAGACCGAGGAGCGGTTCTATTGCTTTGGCGAAGTTGATGGCGGTGTGCTCACGGTGCGGTTCACTTACCGCGCTTCGGTTATTCGAATCATCGGCGCCGGTTATTGGCGCAAAGGAAAGGCGATCTATGAGCGCGAAAAAAAAGTCTCAGAGTAG
- a CDS encoding pyrimidine dimer DNA glycosylase/endonuclease V: MRLWSLHPKYLDPQGLVALWREALLAKAVLRGETRGYRSHPQLERFKNHATPLAAMSLYLQAIYAEAVARGYAFDKSKIQLAAEPATLVVTSGQLDYEWAHLMNKLKARNSVLYQKWHETITPEPHPMFEVRAGQVESWERQ; this comes from the coding sequence ATGCGACTCTGGTCTCTTCATCCGAAATACCTTGATCCGCAAGGTCTTGTAGCGCTTTGGCGGGAAGCGCTCCTGGCGAAAGCTGTGCTGCGTGGAGAAACGCGCGGCTACCGCAGCCATCCGCAGCTCGAACGTTTCAAGAACCACGCAACGCCACTCGCTGCCATGTCTCTGTATCTACAAGCCATTTATGCGGAGGCGGTGGCGCGTGGGTATGCTTTTGACAAGAGCAAGATTCAGCTTGCAGCGGAGCCGGCAACGCTGGTGGTTACGTCCGGACAATTGGACTACGAGTGGGCCCACCTGATGAACAAATTGAAAGCACGCAACTCCGTGCTCTATCAGAAATGGCATGAAACGATAACGCCAGAGCCACACCCCATGTTTGAGGTGCGTGCAGGCCAGGTAGAGTCATGGGAGCGTCAATAA
- a CDS encoding VOC family protein, whose product MEPRISLITLGVADLESATRFYQECLGLPRLKTPPSITFFELGQTWLALWPRENLAADAGLSPEGSGFRGFSLAHNVRSPAEVDALLAHVANHGAKVVKPGQPTGWGGYSGYFTDLDGFLWEVAHNPDFPHV is encoded by the coding sequence ATGGAACCCAGAATCAGCCTGATTACGCTTGGCGTAGCCGACCTTGAGAGCGCCACCCGGTTCTACCAGGAGTGCCTGGGCCTGCCACGGCTCAAGACACCCCCATCCATCACTTTCTTCGAGCTTGGGCAAACCTGGCTGGCGCTGTGGCCGCGCGAGAATCTGGCGGCTGATGCGGGGCTCTCGCCGGAAGGGTCGGGGTTCCGGGGCTTTTCCCTGGCGCACAACGTACGCTCCCCGGCGGAAGTTGACGCCCTGCTTGCGCATGTCGCCAACCATGGCGCAAAAGTGGTCAAACCCGGGCAGCCTACCGGCTGGGGCGGCTACTCGGGCTATTTCACCGACCTCGACGGGTTTCTCTGGGAAGTAGCCCACAACCCGGATTTCCCCCATGTATAG
- a CDS encoding YaiI/YqxD family protein, translating into MQIWVDADACPNVIKEILFRAAERAQVSLTLVANQLIRTPPSRHIRAIQVPAGFDVADDQIVQQIEAGDLVITADIPLVAGVIARGGHALNPRGEFYTPDNIREHLSMRNFMEQLRNSGVETGGPASFSQSDRMAFASQLDKFLAKHAT; encoded by the coding sequence ATGCAGATCTGGGTCGATGCCGACGCCTGCCCCAACGTTATCAAGGAAATCCTGTTCCGCGCCGCGGAACGGGCGCAGGTTTCGCTCACGCTGGTTGCCAACCAGCTGATCCGCACGCCGCCTTCACGCCATATCCGGGCAATCCAGGTGCCGGCCGGTTTCGACGTGGCCGATGATCAGATCGTCCAGCAAATCGAGGCGGGGGATCTGGTCATCACTGCGGACATCCCGCTCGTAGCGGGAGTGATTGCGCGCGGAGGGCACGCGCTGAATCCGCGGGGCGAGTTCTATACCCCGGACAATATCCGCGAGCATCTGAGCATGCGCAATTTCATGGAACAGTTGCGAAACAGCGGGGTGGAAACCGGCGGCCCGGCCAGCTTCAGCCAGAGCGACCGGATGGCATTTGCCAGCCAGCTGGACAAATTCCTGGCGAAGCACGCCACCTAA